The following are from one region of the Nostoc cf. commune SO-36 genome:
- a CDS encoding TrkH family potassium uptake protein, giving the protein MTVARTICLGFIAVITIGTVLLMMPFSTSAGTWDNPIVALFTSTSAVCVTGLSVVDPGTYFSFWGQLFIALLAQIGGLGYMTTTTFLILLIGRKFDMRQKIAIQQALDRPGMSGSTQVIRSIIATTLIFEITGVFLLLPAFVPDYGWSEGLWLAIFHSINAWNNAGFSLFKDNLIGYQSSFLVVFTITMLIIFGGIGYQVIMEMYIWLRDRILKKTQIQIFTLDFKVAISTTIILLLIGILAFFCIEIRNPETFGSLNFRDQVLVAWFQSVTPRTAGFNTIDIGKMTTAGLFITIALMFIGASPGGTGGGMKTTTLRVLTSCTKAILQGKEEVLLYERKIAINLILKAVGVLVGSVATVILATILISLTDPTLDFIKILFEVVSAFATVGLSTGITGTISTAAKLILIVTMYVGRVGVLLLMSAVLGDPRPTRIHYPEENLLVG; this is encoded by the coding sequence ATGACTGTCGCTCGCACAATTTGTTTAGGATTTATCGCTGTTATCACTATCGGTACTGTGCTGTTGATGATGCCTTTCTCAACTAGCGCTGGTACTTGGGATAATCCAATTGTGGCACTATTCACCTCGACATCCGCAGTTTGTGTCACAGGTTTATCAGTAGTTGATCCTGGTACTTATTTTTCTTTTTGGGGTCAGTTATTTATTGCGCTATTAGCTCAGATTGGTGGGTTGGGCTATATGACAACAACCACATTTCTGATTTTGCTCATTGGTCGTAAGTTTGATATGCGGCAAAAAATAGCCATACAACAAGCTTTAGACCGACCGGGAATGAGTGGCAGCACCCAAGTTATCCGTTCAATTATTGCCACAACTTTAATTTTTGAAATTACTGGAGTATTCTTACTTTTACCAGCCTTTGTTCCAGATTATGGGTGGAGTGAAGGACTTTGGTTAGCGATTTTTCATAGCATCAATGCTTGGAATAATGCTGGATTTAGTTTATTTAAAGATAACTTAATTGGCTATCAGTCATCCTTCTTAGTAGTCTTCACCATCACTATGTTGATTATCTTTGGGGGAATTGGCTATCAGGTAATTATGGAAATGTATATTTGGTTGCGCGATCGCATTCTCAAAAAAACTCAAATTCAAATATTTACTTTAGATTTCAAAGTTGCGATCAGTACAACAATTATATTATTACTAATCGGAATATTGGCATTTTTCTGTATAGAAATCAGAAACCCGGAAACATTTGGTTCTTTAAATTTCCGTGACCAAGTATTAGTAGCTTGGTTTCAATCAGTTACTCCGAGAACTGCTGGTTTTAACACCATAGATATTGGTAAAATGACCACTGCTGGTCTATTTATTACAATTGCATTAATGTTTATTGGTGCAAGCCCAGGTGGTACAGGGGGAGGCATGAAAACAACAACTTTGAGAGTCCTCACCAGTTGTACCAAAGCGATCCTCCAGGGGAAAGAAGAAGTTTTATTGTATGAACGCAAAATAGCAATAAATTTAATCTTGAAAGCTGTGGGTGTGTTAGTAGGTTCAGTAGCAACCGTGATTTTAGCCACCATTTTAATTAGTCTCACAGATCCAACATTAGATTTTATTAAAATTTTGTTTGAAGTGGTATCAGCCTTCGCTACCGTAGGGCTTTCTACAGGCATTACAGGAACTATCTCTACAGCAGCAAAGCTCATCTTAATTGTTACTATGTACGTTGGCAGAGTAGGTGTTTTACTACTGATGTCTGCCGTACTAGGAGATCCCCGCCCCACTAGAATTCACTATCCTGAAGAAAATTTACTTGTGGGATAG
- a CDS encoding potassium channel family protein: MNLSSLSFFRSLRKDNHQFAVIGLGRFGRSVCSTLHNFGYQVLATDIDEKRVSEALTEGIVGHALQLDSTEPAALKEAGIFEFDTVIVAIGNYVQESIITTLNVKEAGVPHVVAKASSEVHRKLLRRVGADHVVFPEYEAGCALARTLTKPAILDRFDLDPDNSIVELIVPDEFHDKTITELQLRNRYGLNLLAVSQDGKFIINPDPTKRLERGSAMVVIGCNKDINRLPI, translated from the coding sequence GTGAATCTGTCATCATTAAGTTTTTTTCGCAGTTTACGTAAAGATAACCACCAATTTGCTGTAATTGGGTTAGGTCGTTTTGGTAGGTCTGTTTGTTCCACACTACACAATTTTGGCTATCAAGTGCTAGCAACAGATATTGATGAAAAACGAGTTTCAGAAGCATTAACTGAGGGAATCGTTGGTCATGCTTTGCAACTAGACTCTACAGAACCAGCCGCACTCAAAGAAGCTGGAATTTTTGAATTTGATACTGTAATCGTAGCGATTGGCAACTACGTTCAAGAAAGCATCATAACTACTCTAAATGTCAAAGAAGCTGGTGTCCCCCATGTAGTTGCCAAAGCTTCTAGTGAAGTTCACCGGAAACTGTTGCGGCGAGTAGGAGCAGATCATGTTGTTTTTCCTGAGTATGAAGCGGGCTGTGCGTTAGCGCGTACACTTACCAAACCAGCAATCCTAGATCGGTTTGATCTAGACCCAGATAACAGTATTGTAGAGTTGATTGTGCCTGACGAATTTCACGACAAAACAATCACTGAGCTTCAACTTCGTAACCGCTACGGTTTAAATTTGCTAGCAGTGAGCCAGGATGGAAAATTTATAATTAATCCTGACCCCACCAAGCGTTTAGAGCGTGGTTCAGCAATGGTCGTTATTGGTTGCAATAAAGATATCAACCGTTTACCAATTTAA
- a CDS encoding tetratricopeptide repeat protein: MSKKSQSHQWFHSLFKVTFHRSPIQQKPLLRFLFTSFTFLVLAAPIITNFPESKLLAETAISQDLEAASFFQQGVTRYNRKDLQGAEYAFRQALERDSNLGAARNYLGNIFMEQNRLDVALQEYTEAIRINPNFSEAYYNLGLVLHRQGEKNAAITAYRQSLVIDSTRVAALYNLGLALYQQGQLEEAIAAYQKAISLDSSNANAYFNLAIALQQQGQIEPAIATYRQALQLDPKNAVAYNNMANLLAIHGQASEAISVYRQAIRQNPKNASTYYNLGVTLYNQGEINKASGVLKRAHNEYREQGNIEQAEKIEQLMQQIAQKAGQQKPQANQTATTSNLVQRLKRQTPNQPETSANPDNVPVSVEFQPTSTNSGQ; this comes from the coding sequence ATGTCTAAAAAATCTCAATCTCATCAATGGTTTCACAGCTTATTTAAAGTGACATTTCACCGAAGCCCTATTCAGCAAAAGCCCCTACTCAGATTTCTGTTTACTTCCTTTACGTTTTTGGTTTTGGCTGCACCAATAATTACTAATTTTCCAGAAAGTAAGCTGCTGGCAGAAACTGCAATTTCTCAGGATCTCGAAGCAGCTAGCTTTTTCCAGCAGGGAGTGACGCGCTATAATCGCAAAGACTTACAGGGTGCGGAATATGCCTTTCGTCAAGCGCTAGAGCGAGATTCTAACCTTGGGGCAGCACGAAATTATCTGGGGAATATATTCATGGAGCAAAATCGCCTGGATGTAGCTTTACAAGAATATACAGAGGCGATTAGGATTAATCCCAATTTTAGCGAGGCTTATTATAACTTAGGATTGGTGTTGCATCGACAAGGAGAAAAAAATGCAGCGATTACGGCTTATCGCCAGAGCTTGGTGATAGATTCCACAAGGGTAGCAGCGCTGTATAATCTGGGTTTGGCGCTGTATCAACAAGGACAGTTAGAAGAAGCGATTGCAGCATACCAAAAAGCAATTAGTCTAGATAGCAGCAATGCCAATGCTTATTTTAACTTAGCGATCGCTTTGCAACAACAAGGTCAAATAGAACCTGCGATCGCTACTTATCGCCAAGCCTTACAGCTAGATCCTAAAAATGCCGTAGCCTACAACAATATGGCAAATTTGCTAGCAATTCATGGTCAAGCTTCTGAGGCTATTTCTGTTTATCGGCAAGCTATTCGCCAAAATCCTAAAAATGCCTCAACTTACTATAATTTGGGAGTCACTTTATATAATCAGGGCGAGATCAACAAAGCCAGTGGAGTCTTAAAACGCGCTCATAATGAGTATCGTGAGCAAGGCAACATTGAACAAGCTGAAAAAATTGAGCAGCTAATGCAGCAAATAGCCCAGAAGGCTGGGCAACAAAAACCTCAAGCCAATCAAACAGCTACTACAAGTAATTTAGTGCAAAGACTTAAGCGACAAACGCCAAATCAACCAGAAACTTCAGCTAACCCTGACAATGTGCCTGTCTCAGTTGAATTCCAGCCTACTTCAACCAATTCTGGACAATAA
- a CDS encoding serine O-acetyltransferase — MRDFAIKLVKAFIQIMNSPMLIPFMVSTNKEVILVDVRRWAKILHLNDNFDWLNLLYLLYKYPEFRTLYYYRIKKSNFIGFIFMHIIKFFYRECPSLFLYCDNIGSGLFIQHGFSTIVSAESIGDNCWINQQVTIGYSSENEHPIIGNNVTINAGAKLIGKIIVNDNVTVGANAVVVKDVPSNCVVVGVPAYVIKRDGVKVKELLV; from the coding sequence ATGCGTGATTTCGCCATTAAATTGGTCAAAGCTTTCATCCAGATAATGAATTCTCCGATGCTCATACCGTTTATGGTTAGTACAAACAAAGAAGTAATTCTTGTGGATGTAAGACGATGGGCAAAGATTCTTCATCTCAATGATAATTTTGACTGGCTTAACTTGCTATATTTGCTTTATAAATATCCAGAATTTAGAACTCTTTACTATTACAGGATTAAAAAAAGTAACTTTATTGGATTTATATTTATGCATATTATCAAGTTTTTTTATAGAGAATGCCCAAGCCTATTTTTATATTGTGATAATATTGGTTCTGGGCTATTTATTCAACATGGATTTAGTACTATAGTTTCAGCAGAAAGTATTGGTGATAATTGCTGGATTAATCAACAGGTTACGATAGGATATAGCAGTGAAAATGAGCATCCGATAATTGGCAATAATGTAACGATAAATGCAGGAGCAAAATTGATTGGTAAGATAATTGTCAATGATAATGTCACAGTAGGAGCGAATGCAGTCGTAGTCAAAGATGTTCCTAGCAATTGTGTTGTTGTCGGTGTTCCAGCTTATGTAATCAAGAGAGATGGCGTGAAAGTAAAAGAGCTGTTGGTTTGA